One genomic region from Artemia franciscana chromosome 17, ASM3288406v1, whole genome shotgun sequence encodes:
- the LOC136037532 gene encoding uncharacterized protein LOC136037532, translated as MCIYNASVGSVLLYGAETWPATKSVLSTVNIAQTKHLHRIEGLRWHDSVSNENLLALTAQTPFSVQLAQRTLRWYGHILRMPPDTPARTIFDFDPVLHGRKRPRGRPPTRWKDTTGAFLVMANIQEDVHILARDWSKWRHHVASLSTSEAFRQEH; from the coding sequence ATGTGCATATACAATGCTTCGGTGGGATCCGTGCTTCTTTACGGAGCCGAAACCTGGCCTGCCACTAAATCTGTGCTTAGCAccgtaaatatagcccaaacaaaacatcttcACCGCATTGAAGGACTACGCTGGCACGATTCTGTTAGCAATGAGAACCTCCTGGCGTTAACTGCTCAAACGCCCTTCTCAGTCCAACTCGCCCAACGAACACTACGCTGGTACGGACATATCCTTCGCATGCCCCCCGACACTCCCGCAcgaacgatttttgactttgatcccgtgctgcacggcaggaaacgcccaagaggtcgtcccccaaccagatggaaggacacgacaggtgccttcttagtcatggcaaatattcaggaggatgtccacatccttgcaagagactGGTCCAAATGGAGAcaccatgtagcatcactctcgacgtcggaagcatttcggcaggagcattaa